One window from the genome of Kaistella carnis encodes:
- a CDS encoding DUF4411 family protein: MAKYLLDSNVFIQAHRMYYPFDVVPSFWNKILELSNDGIIISIDKVKKELCETSNPDQLSVWCENELVSSFFVDSTSCVDIYAQLANWAHSSTHFLQSAKDEFLATDLADPWLISYAKKHDLTIVTHEISQPQRRNRIKIPEPCIHFGVKYLSPIEMFREIGENF; the protein is encoded by the coding sequence GTGGCAAAATACTTATTAGATAGTAATGTTTTTATTCAAGCACATCGAATGTATTATCCATTTGATGTAGTTCCTAGTTTTTGGAATAAAATATTAGAATTATCTAATGATGGAATAATTATAAGCATTGATAAGGTAAAAAAAGAACTTTGTGAAACAAGCAACCCTGACCAACTATCGGTTTGGTGTGAAAATGAATTGGTTAGCAGTTTCTTCGTAGATTCGACCTCTTGTGTAGATATTTATGCACAGTTAGCAAATTGGGCACATTCAAGTACCCACTTTTTACAATCTGCAAAAGATGAATTTTTAGCAACCGATCTAGCCGACCCTTGGTTAATTTCTTATGCTAAAAAGCATGACTTAACAATAGTTACGCATGAAATTAGTCAACCACAAAGGAGGAATCGAATAAAAATTCCTGAACCATGTATTCATTTTGGAGTAAAATATCTATCTCCTATTGAAATGTTTAGAGAAATAGGCGAAAACTTCTGA
- a CDS encoding ImmA/IrrE family metallo-endopeptidase, protein MSTRIENINKELIEWAIIRNGNSVEEFYSQNANVESWINGEKFPTVKQLETFTHKVHVPFGYMFLPKPPNETIPLPFFRTGKNSTNKVSLNVFHTVQIIQDRQNWLTEYLEDLHFPQLDFVGKFSINDDYIDIVNHIRNVLKLELDWASKHNKWEEALDYLTIKIEEAGIIVTYNGIVGNNTHRVIDVNECRGFVLVNKKAPFLFINSADAKAAQMFTIMHELAHVWLGESAGFNNANLIPADDPLEILCDKVAAELLVPEIYFLKKWKTSQNFKYLSKIFKVSPIVIGRRALDLKLITFQQFIRFYNEYMNEIKERKDRQSSGGDFYATTKKRISLRFAAFVNNAVKENKLLYRDAYKLTNMKGETYNKFINEYLY, encoded by the coding sequence GTGAGTACTAGAATAGAAAATATAAATAAAGAATTAATTGAATGGGCTATTATTAGAAATGGTAATAGTGTAGAAGAATTTTATTCTCAAAATGCAAATGTTGAAAGTTGGATTAATGGAGAAAAATTTCCTACCGTAAAACAACTAGAAACCTTCACCCACAAAGTCCATGTTCCTTTTGGGTATATGTTTTTGCCAAAACCGCCAAATGAAACTATTCCATTACCCTTTTTCAGAACTGGAAAAAATAGCACTAATAAGGTTAGTCTTAATGTATTTCATACAGTTCAAATAATACAAGATAGACAAAATTGGCTTACTGAATATTTGGAAGATTTACACTTTCCACAATTAGATTTTGTGGGGAAATTCAGCATTAACGATGATTATATAGATATAGTTAATCACATTAGAAATGTCCTTAAACTTGAACTTGATTGGGCAAGTAAACATAATAAATGGGAAGAAGCTCTTGATTATCTAACTATTAAGATTGAAGAAGCGGGTATTATTGTAACTTATAATGGTATTGTGGGAAATAATACCCATCGAGTTATCGATGTAAATGAATGTAGAGGATTTGTATTAGTTAACAAAAAAGCTCCATTTTTATTTATAAATTCTGCAGATGCTAAAGCAGCCCAAATGTTTACAATAATGCATGAATTGGCTCATGTATGGCTTGGTGAGAGCGCAGGTTTTAATAATGCTAATTTAATACCTGCAGATGATCCATTAGAAATACTTTGTGATAAAGTTGCTGCAGAACTTTTAGTTCCTGAAATATATTTTTTAAAGAAATGGAAAACTAGTCAGAATTTTAAATATTTGAGTAAGATTTTTAAAGTAAGTCCAATAGTAATTGGTCGTCGAGCTTTAGATTTAAAATTAATTACTTTCCAACAGTTTATTCGATTCTACAATGAATATATGAATGAAATCAAAGAAAGAAAAGACCGACAAAGTTCCGGAGGTGACTTTTACGCAACTACAAAAAAAAGAATTAGTTTGCGTTTTGCAGCGTTTGTTAACAATGCAGTGAAAGAAAACAAACTTTTATATCGTGACGCTTATAAACTCACAAATATGAAAGGCGAAACGTATAATAAATTTATTAACGAATATCTTTATTAG
- the lpdA gene encoding dihydrolipoyl dehydrogenase: protein MNYDIIVIGSGPGGYVTAIRAAQLGFKTAIIEKESLGGICLNWGCIPTKALLKSAHVFKYLKQAEQYGLNKVENPGFDFSKVIQRSRGVAQKMSGGIAFLMKKNKIDVIMGTATLQKGKKVSVTDEDGKSTEYSGEHIIIATGARSRELPNIPQDGKKIIGYRQAMTLPEQPKSMIVVGSGAIGIEFADFYNTMGTKVTVVEFMPVILPVEDEDTSKHVEKSLKKSGIEIMTNASVESVDTSGNGVKATVKTATGNITLEADILLSAVGISSNIEGQGFEEVGIQTDKGKVLVNEWYETSVPGYYAIGDLLPTQALAHVASAEGITCVEKIKGLHVEKIDYGNIPGCTYAHPEVASVGLTEKQAREKGYELKVGKFPFSASGKATANGDTDGFIKVIFDAKYGEWLGCHMVGDGVTDMIAEAVVARKLETTGHEVLKSIHPHPTISEAVMEAVAAAYGEVIHI from the coding sequence ATGAACTACGATATTATTGTCATTGGGAGTGGACCTGGTGGATACGTTACGGCAATCAGAGCCGCACAATTAGGTTTTAAAACTGCCATTATTGAAAAAGAAAGCTTAGGCGGAATTTGCTTGAACTGGGGCTGTATTCCAACCAAAGCATTATTAAAATCTGCACATGTTTTTAAATATTTAAAACAAGCCGAACAATACGGTTTAAATAAAGTAGAAAATCCAGGTTTTGATTTTTCAAAAGTCATCCAGAGGAGTAGAGGAGTTGCTCAGAAAATGAGTGGTGGAATCGCTTTCCTGATGAAGAAAAATAAAATTGATGTTATTATGGGAACAGCAACCTTACAAAAAGGTAAGAAAGTTTCTGTAACCGATGAAGATGGTAAATCAACTGAATATTCAGGTGAACATATTATTATCGCAACCGGAGCACGTTCCAGAGAATTGCCAAATATTCCACAGGATGGAAAAAAAATAATCGGATACCGTCAGGCAATGACGCTTCCTGAGCAACCAAAATCTATGATTGTTGTAGGTTCAGGTGCGATCGGAATTGAGTTCGCAGATTTCTACAACACCATGGGAACCAAAGTGACGGTGGTAGAATTCATGCCGGTTATTTTGCCGGTTGAAGATGAAGATACTTCAAAACACGTTGAGAAATCTCTAAAAAAATCAGGGATTGAAATTATGACCAACGCTTCCGTAGAATCTGTTGATACTTCCGGAAACGGCGTAAAAGCAACCGTAAAAACAGCAACCGGAAATATTACTTTAGAAGCAGATATTTTACTTTCAGCCGTTGGAATCTCTTCCAATATTGAAGGTCAAGGTTTCGAAGAAGTAGGAATCCAGACTGATAAAGGAAAAGTTTTGGTGAACGAATGGTACGAAACTTCTGTTCCGGGCTATTATGCGATTGGTGATCTATTGCCAACCCAGGCTTTAGCGCACGTTGCGTCTGCAGAAGGAATTACGTGTGTTGAAAAAATCAAAGGTCTTCACGTAGAAAAAATCGATTATGGCAATATTCCGGGATGTACGTATGCTCATCCGGAAGTTGCGTCTGTTGGTTTAACCGAAAAGCAAGCAAGAGAAAAAGGTTACGAACTGAAAGTAGGAAAGTTCCCGTTCTCAGCTTCCGGAAAAGCCACTGCAAACGGTGATACCGATGGTTTCATCAAAGTGATTTTCGATGCCAAATACGGCGAATGGCTCGGTTGTCACATGGTCGGCGACGGCGTTACCGATATGATTGCAGAAGCAGTTGTAGCGCGTAAATTAGAAACAACTGGTCACGAAGTGTTGAAGTCAATTCACCCGCATCCAACCATTTCAGAAGCCGTGATGGAAGCAGTTGCTGCCGCTTATGGCGAAGTGATTCACATCTAA